The Thermotoga caldifontis AZM44c09 genomic interval AATGGGCCCGCGATCAGAAAAGATCTCAGCCTCGTAGAAAAACGGTCTCGCATCGTTGAACACGCGAGGAGGATGTCTCAGCTCCAGCAATCTTCCTTCCAGGTTCAGTTGAACCTCGAGAGGGCTTTTGCTGCGAAGAAGGAAGAACACGAAATCGATGAGGCGAGGATCGAAGAAGTTTTGATCGAGATGGGAAAAGCGGATGAAAACAAGAGGTTGAACTGTGGAGCGTGTGGATACAACAGTTGCAGAGAGAAAGCGATCGCGGTGATCCTGGGCAAAGCAGAAAAAGAGATGTGCATCACCTACCTCGTCGACAAACTGAAGGCTGCGACGCACAAGGTTGTTGAAGAATCACCCAACGCGATCATCATGGTGAAAGACGGCAGAATAATTTACCGCAACAAGACCGCCCTGAACCTTCTGAGGAGCAATCACGAAGATTTGATCCTGAGGCTGAGAGAATCCTTCTTCAAAGGCCAGCCCGTTCAGATAGATTCACGCGTTTACTACGTTAAGTTCTTCATCCTTCCGGAAGAAAAGGCGGATGTGTACCTCCTTGTGGACATCACGAAAGAAAGAGAGCAGGAAGAGACACTCAGGCGGATCAAGAAAGAAACGCTCAGGAAAATGGAAGAGATGTTGGTCAAGCAGATGAGGGTGGTTCAGGAAGTGGCAGGACTGCTCGGTGAAACGGTCGCAGAGATAAAGGTCAGTTTCACCGAACTGAGGAAGACCCTGGAGGAATGAGGCATGCTCACGTGCCAGATAGATCATGCGAAGAAGAACAAATCTGGTGAAGAAATCTGCGGAGATTCTATATGTGTGAAGAAGAGTTCCGAAAGGGTCGTCGCCGCCGTCTCGGACGGTCTTGGCAGTGGCATCAAAGCGAGCATACTCTCGACGCTCACGGCAAAGATGGCTGCCACGATGCTCTTCCACGGTGTTCCGCTCGACGAGGTGGTCACGTCGATACTGAAAACGTTGCCCATCTGCAAAGTCAGGGGTATAAGTTACGCGAACTTCTGCTGCATGGTGTACGATGCGAAGGCCAACAAATGCACCGTGGTGGAGTACGAATTCCCCGTGGTCCTCTATCTGAGAGATGGACAGCCGATCGAACTCGAAAAAGAGGAACGAACCATAGAGGGAAGAAGGATCCTGCTGAGCAGGATCACACCGAAAGAGAACGACCTGCTCTTCGTGATGACCGACGGAGTTTCTCAGGCAGGAATGGGCACCACCGAGTTCCCACTCGGTTTCGGCGTGAAGAACATCTTGAGAGAGATCCAGTCGCTTCTGAAATACAAACTTTTGCCCACCGATATCGTGAACCACCTCGTGAAACTCGCGCAACATCTGGACAGAGAAACGAGGGGCGACGATGCTCTCGCAATGGTCGCATACTTCAGGCCCTTGCACGTGCTCAACATCTTCGTGGGGCCTCCAGAGGACAAGAGCAAGGACGAATCGATGGTCAAACGCTTTCTGAGCATGCCTGGAAAGAAGGTCATCTGCGGTGGCACCACGGCACAGATCTTCGAGCGCGTTCTCGGCAAGAAGGTGCAGATCGAGCTCGACACGATCTCTTTCGATTCTCCGCCTGTGGGAAAGCTCGAAGGTTTTGAGCTCGTCACCGAAGGCATCGTCACGCTCACCCACATATTCAGATACCTCGAAGGCCAGCAGAACACGCTCAGCCTCGCTCCGCAGATGCTTTTGAATCTCTTGCTCGAAGCCGACGAGATCAACTTCGTCGTGGGTAGAGCCATCAACCCGGCGCATCAGAATCCCCTGTTCAGCCACGATGTTTCGCTCAAGTTCAGGCTCGTTCATGACATCGCACGCATTCTGAGAGAGCGCGGAAAGATCGTGAACGTGGAGTACTGCTGAGGAGGTGAAGGCTTTGGAAAGAACATACGAAGCGGTTGAACAGATCTTGAGGAAGTACAACTACAGAAGAGAGAACCTTGTCAAGATCCTACTGGAAGTTCAGAAGCTTCACCGTTACCTTTCGAAAGACGTGATCCATTACGTCGCCGTCGCGTTGCAACTACCACCAGCCAAAGTGTACGGTGTGGCCACCTTCTACGCCCAGTTCTCGCTGAAGCCCAAGGGAGAATACACGATCCTGATCTGCGATGGAACAGCCTGCCATATGGAAGGTTCTACGAGTCTGATCAAGGCGATCGAGGAAGAGATAGGCATCAAACCGGGTGAGGTCACGAAAGATCTCAAGTTCAGTCTGGACTGTGTTGGATGTCTCGGAGCGTGTGCGCTCGCACCCGCGATGGTGATAAACGATGAGGTCTACGGCAACCTCACGCCGGAAAAGGTGAAAGAAATCCTTCGAAGCCTAAGGGGTGATGGCGATGCTCAGAAATCTAACTGAAGCTTACGAGTTCATAGAGAAGCAGAGAGAGATAAGAAACGCAAAGCTTCGCAATCTTTCAGTCTACATCTGCGTTGGTACTGGCTGTAGCGCGAAAGGGGCACAGAAGGTCTACAGGAAATTTCAGGAAGTGCTCGAGCGCGAAAAGCTCAACGTGAACGTCTTCAAAGTGGACGATGAGCACGACGGAATTCTGAGAAAAACTGGATGTTGTGGCCGGTGTTCTTCAGGTCCCCTCGTGGTCGTTCAACCTTACGGCTATTTCTACGCACACGTCGGTGTTGACGACGTCGAAAAGATCGTGGAACGCACCCTGAAGAGGGGAGAAATCGTCGAAGAATTGCTTCTGATCGATTTCGAAACGAACCAGCGTGTCAAATCGCTCCAGGATACCAAGCTTTACAAAAGGCAGAACTTCTACATCATGGAAGACATAGGCAAGAGCGAGTGCGACAGCATAGAGGACTACATGGGCAGGGGAGGGTACTCTTCTTTACTGAAGGTCCTTTCGAGCATGAAACCAGAAGAAGTGATCGAGACGATCAAAGCGTCCGGGCTGAGAGGCAGAGGCGGTGGGGGCTTCCCAACGGGGCTCAAGTGGGAGGCAACGAGAAAGAGTAAATCTGACGTGAAGTTCGTCGTGTGCAACGGTGACGAGGGCGATCCGGGCGCTTTCATGAACAGAACACTGCTCGAAAGAGATCCACACCTGGTCTTGGAAGGCATGATCATCGCGGCCTACGCTGTGGGGGCACAGAAAGGGTACGCGTACGTGCGCGCGGAATACCCCATAGCCATTCAGATGTTCCAGAAGGCCATCGAAGATGCAAGAAAGCTCGGCCTGCTGGGCGAGAACATCCTCGGGACGGGCTTCTCTTTCGATCTCGAGATAAAGGAAGGTGCGGGGGCTTTCGTCTGCGGTGAAGAAACCGCCCTGCTCGCATCGATCGAAGGAAAGCGCGGTATGCCGAGACCAAGACCACCGTACCCCGCGCAGGCAGGTCTGTGGGGATATCCCACGCTGATCAACAACGTGGAGACTTACGCGAACGTTCCGAGAATCATCAGGGACGGCGTTGAAAAGTACAGAAGGCTTGGAACGCCAGGCTCTCCCGGTACGAAGATGTTCTCCGTCACAGGTCCCGTGAAGATGACCGGCATCGTTGAGGTGCAGTTCGGAACGACGCTGAGACAGATCATATTCGACATCTGTGGTGGCCTTTCGAACAACGAAAAGATCAAGGCGGTTCAGATAGGAGGTCCTTCCGGGGCATGTCTGTCCGTGGAACATCTGGACATGCCGCTCGACTACGACACGCTCAAGTCCGTCGACGCGATGGTCGGTTCCGGTGGCATCGTGGTGATAAGTGAGAAAACCTGCATGGTTGAAGTCGCGAGGTTCTTTTTGGACTTCACCAAGAGAGAATCCTGCGGCAAGTGTGTGCCGTGCCGTGAAGGCACCGCCCAGGCTTACAGAATCCTCGAAAAGTTCGTCAACGCGAAGGCGAGCGAGGAAGATCTGAAGAATCTGGAGTTCCTCGCAAAACTCATCAAGACAGCCTCACTGTGTGGATTGGGCAAAACCGCACCC includes:
- a CDS encoding SpoIIE family protein phosphatase; amino-acid sequence: MLTCQIDHAKKNKSGEEICGDSICVKKSSERVVAAVSDGLGSGIKASILSTLTAKMAATMLFHGVPLDEVVTSILKTLPICKVRGISYANFCCMVYDAKANKCTVVEYEFPVVLYLRDGQPIELEKEERTIEGRRILLSRITPKENDLLFVMTDGVSQAGMGTTEFPLGFGVKNILREIQSLLKYKLLPTDIVNHLVKLAQHLDRETRGDDALAMVAYFRPLHVLNIFVGPPEDKSKDESMVKRFLSMPGKKVICGGTTAQIFERVLGKKVQIELDTISFDSPPVGKLEGFELVTEGIVTLTHIFRYLEGQQNTLSLAPQMLLNLLLEADEINFVVGRAINPAHQNPLFSHDVSLKFRLVHDIARILRERGKIVNVEYC
- the nuoE gene encoding NADH-quinone oxidoreductase subunit NuoE, producing MERTYEAVEQILRKYNYRRENLVKILLEVQKLHRYLSKDVIHYVAVALQLPPAKVYGVATFYAQFSLKPKGEYTILICDGTACHMEGSTSLIKAIEEEIGIKPGEVTKDLKFSLDCVGCLGACALAPAMVINDEVYGNLTPEKVKEILRSLRGDGDAQKSN
- a CDS encoding NADH-ubiquinone oxidoreductase-F iron-sulfur binding region domain-containing protein, with the protein product MLRNLTEAYEFIEKQREIRNAKLRNLSVYICVGTGCSAKGAQKVYRKFQEVLEREKLNVNVFKVDDEHDGILRKTGCCGRCSSGPLVVVQPYGYFYAHVGVDDVEKIVERTLKRGEIVEELLLIDFETNQRVKSLQDTKLYKRQNFYIMEDIGKSECDSIEDYMGRGGYSSLLKVLSSMKPEEVIETIKASGLRGRGGGGFPTGLKWEATRKSKSDVKFVVCNGDEGDPGAFMNRTLLERDPHLVLEGMIIAAYAVGAQKGYAYVRAEYPIAIQMFQKAIEDARKLGLLGENILGTGFSFDLEIKEGAGAFVCGEETALLASIEGKRGMPRPRPPYPAQAGLWGYPTLINNVETYANVPRIIRDGVEKYRRLGTPGSPGTKMFSVTGPVKMTGIVEVQFGTTLRQIIFDICGGLSNNEKIKAVQIGGPSGACLSVEHLDMPLDYDTLKSVDAMVGSGGIVVISEKTCMVEVARFFLDFTKRESCGKCVPCREGTAQAYRILEKFVNAKASEEDLKNLEFLAKLIKTASLCGLGKTAPNPILSTLRWFRSEYEAHLRGICPSGSCTAFKKYVIDEKLCKGCGLCARSCPNGAISGERGKPYAIDPEKCVKCGLCVEKCRFKAIKVA